A region of the Pseudoliparis swirei isolate HS2019 ecotype Mariana Trench chromosome 21, NWPU_hadal_v1, whole genome shotgun sequence genome:
GAATGTATTCATATTGCAGGTGTAAGATGTTAATTACAACTAATTATATTCATGTCATTTTAGGTGAAGATGtctaaaaaaaagcaaaagaaaagCGGCGACACCATCGCGGAGAAGACTGTAAGTAAAAGCTCATTTACCATTCTCTGTCGTACAACCCAAACTTCCCGGAATTAAATGAATTTCTCTTTAGTTATAAAACGTTAGATTATCGGTAGATTCTAACAAAAGCTCAACAGGGTAACTTTGTAAGTCAGATCTTTGCAGCAGTGGATGTAATTCCCCTTTTCCTCCTGCAGACTGTTCCAATAAAGGAGGAGCATGGCGGCGACTCCACGGTGAGGCGACTGGGATGCACTGCATGCACAAAAGGTCTGCATTTGTATTTCATCAATAAGGTGATGTCACTTGTATTTAtcttctcacctgcagagggAACATTTACATCAATTCACGGTGAAGTTCCCTCCTGACAACAAAGAATACACCATGACCTGTGATCAGCCTGGCACCGTGCTGAGGGCGCTGCAATCAAGTGATAGATACAAGGAGCTCATGTTTGAAGATGAAAAGCTTGTGATCCAGTTGGGTAAAGCGGATGGGGAGATTATTATTGCGACACATTTCCCTTGTTGTTGTATCAGTGAAGACGAATCTCTCCTCATAACATGTGAAACAAAACCGGTTGAAGAGGCCCAACACCAACCAAACACAATGGTGGATTCAAGTGACGAGTGTTCTGTCTTCTACATTGATACAGTTGGGGGACTAAACACCAAAACAAAGCCGCTTTTCTTAAACAGCGCTCTCAAAAAGTTCAAGTACCTGTGTGTCTATGGGGAGAAGGGGATGACCGTGCAAGACGCTCTGCAAAGAGACGGTCGCTTCATTGATTTACTCGACAACTTCAAACTGTCTGATAATAAGAATCCAGAACGTCTCACCGAATGCTCTCAAATAGTTGACAAGCTAAATGGAAAAACGTTTAAGATATGTCTTCTAAAACGCAAACGGGACAAAACCAAGGGAGCATCAGATTCACACCGGAGGGACAAGAGTGACGCTCGTGTTCGTGCATCAAAGAGTAACGGTGACACAACCGCTGTGCTGGCTGTACTGAAGCAGAGAGCAACCAGCGTCGCAGAAGTATTGGCCAACAGAGACAACAGCGTCAACGTTGATGAGGTTTATGAAAAGCTGCGTAATCAGTTCCCAGATCTGAAAAAGCTGATGGATAGTAGATTCCCCGGTGATTCTTATCAGAGAGCACTGGAGCTGAGGAAGGAAGACTTTGTGAAGATCCAGAAGTCCTTCAGTGAAGTGCACAGAGTCAGGCAGCTGGTTAAACTCGGAGAATCAGTTTGCAAAGTGGTTGTTAAAGGATTTGGTGAGGGAACGGGTTTTGTGCTGTTTGACAACTTCATCCTGACTAACGCACACCTTTTCAAAGATTGTGTGGAAGAAGGAAGGCTGAAGAGCGAGACAAAGGTGTATGCTCTATTTAACTATGAGGAGCCTGAGCCGCACATAAAGTACATCTGCTATCCAGTGAATGTAACCTTGTGTCGCTACGACCCGGATGAGCTTGACTATGCCATACTTGAGATCGATCCTGAGGGCCAGGACCCAATGCCAACTCAGCAGATCAAGGTGCCACCAGGGCTCCTGAAGGTCTTTGGTCCAATGCCGTCGGACGGGGAAGCCTGTATTGTTGGTCACCCGGCAGGAAGTGTGAAACAAATGGATCCAACAATTATCATTGAGAaagagcagcggcagcaggcTGTCGATGATCAACTATCTCCATACAAAGACACTCTTTTCACTCTTATGTCAATCACTCACGTTTTAGGAGAGAAAGGCATCAACAAAGTAATGATGGGCGGAAAGCTAGTGGACAAAGTGGTGACGTACAACACGTTCATGTACCACGGAGCTTCTGGCTCTCCGGTGTTTGACGCTCGTTGTCGAGTGTTTGGTTTGCACACCGCAGGATTTGTTTTCTTTGAGTTCCCGACACAGAGTGTGTTAGAGTTAGCCCAACCTCTGCTGACCATATTTAAAGACTTTGTGAGGTGGCTGAAGGAACACAGAGAGGACGATATGTTGCAGAGAGTGAAGGAGGCAGCAGAGGAAAACTCATACTTACAGGAAGTACTCAACGCAATAGACACAGAAAGCCCGACTTTCAGAGACGAGCCAATGGAATAGGCGATTTCCCCCGGTAGAGGCCCGGTAGAGGCCCGGTAGAGGCCCGTTTGAGTCTGTTTCCTGTCATGTGATGAGCACTCGATTTTAGCCTTAAATTTCTGGTGGGGCGATTTTGTATGAcgtcatgtttttcttcttcttcttagtcACGGGGTACAGGTCTCGCGGTTTTTCCATTATTCCAGTCTAGTTGCCAGGCAGATTTCGTGGGGCGGATCTGAACGTTAACTTTGGCCTGTGTGTTGCGCTCATtggtgtttccatggtaacggaGGGACAGCAGAGAGCAGCGTTTAACCAGCAAGAGTCGTGTTACTCCAAAACAAGACGATAACGCTCGTGAGTCGAGTTCATTCACGCATATTCACGCTACgttgcataaaaaaaaatatatatatatatattttgccgcGAAGTACGAATGTTTTGATCTTTCTGCACAACATCCGGTGGCTCTGGTGgggcagtgcccccccccccccccccccccggccccgaGTCGCTGTAACCATGGTAACATTAAAGCATGGTGGGAGGAGCAACTCGCTGCTTTAGTTCCTTTCACAGAACGACTGTATTTCAGCCGACTGCTGTTGTTTTCATGTGGTTTGGTTGTTTGTGTTGGTTAGAATTAGATTGTTCTCATATTCTGTGTTCCCCATGTGACCTttaaaaggaaacttaaggcagcaataattggaaaggaaattatagtagattaggttattattttaggtattgaaggtatttaggttttattattttacttttaatgtaaatgttgttttctaagtgtttttgtgaaaatgtatcatgctgtactgcattttatgtatttgtattgtattgacatgttttttgcctggaccccaggaagaatagtctccactacggtgtagactaatggggatccttaataaactaaactaaactcaacAAAACCTTCAGCCTCCTGACGTATTTTCTGTTTACGTTATATTAAACATCACtcgatggaatgtgtttcctgtcattctttgttattattgttgttcccaACAACCCTAAGGTAAACTATAACGGTGCTCTGAAGGCTGCTCCTTTGGGTTTGCTTTCAGTGTTTTACTTTCACTTCCACTCACAGCGTCGCAAAGCgacagcgccccctagtggccatcTCACCACATTACCAGCAAATGAAGCTGCAGTACATCTTCTGGACTTTTAATGCAAGTTTAAGGTCTATTTGAACTTTTAATTGATTTATATCATTATAAAAGGATGCTTGTTAAGGTGTACATTTACAGTTAAAGATCCAAGTTTTGAaagattttattatttaaaagaatGTATTCCTAAAAGGCAGACAATGTAATCTATGCGATACGTTATTATTGACACAAAGCCTTCAAATCTACAATCAGAGCCCTGAAGCGGTGAGTGTTTATTCATATTTCGTGTTTCCGTCTCTTTTCGCTGTGATGACGATTCTTCCTCCATTCGTAGTTTCCTCCAGAGGTCTCACGACCAAAGACGGCCCAATCCTTCCTTGGATGTCTGAGCGACCTCTGTTCtccctgtgacctttgacccgtactccatcagctgacttgtttttttgtgtcccGCAGGTCTGGAACCAGGAGCTCCACAGAGTTTCTCCTCCTGGAGGCAGAGGAGCTGATCAATACAGATCAATCAGCTGATCAATACAGATCAGATGATTGTTCTCAATAAATCTGAGTCACTGTAATCTGTGATTTGTTGTCGTTATTGAACCTATTACATCCTTGTGGAACGAATCCCGTTATATTATACAAAAGCTTCATTCACATTATGTTAAACTCCATGCCTGCGTGTCGATCCTCACCCACACGTCTTTGTATAAATGTCTTTCTCTCCTCTAAAGCCGTATAGAAGCTCTTCAGAATAAGACTTTAATACATCTGCTTATCGCATGACGGTATCTATATACTTGTGCatagaaggaaaaggaagtttatCTACTTCATATATATAGTAGACATATTTCTTATCCtatgatatatatagataagaACTTGTTTGTCTACTTCATACTTATAGGAGGCAAAGGAAGTATATTTTCCTTTGTGTTTTTGGTCCCTGCATTTTGACCCTCCTTGGCTTCCGTAGGCTTGACTCCTCCGAGCCGCCGTCGCAGGGTGCTAGCCCCGCTAGCTGCTGTTGACCGGGCGAGGGAACAACAATGGCCGGCGTGCACGCGCAGGTGAGTGGCGGCGCGCCCCCGCAGCCTCACCGGTGGAACTGTTCTCCTGCTGAGAGGCGGCCCGGTCGGCTGTGAACGTGGCACCGGCAGACCGGGAAAGCCTCGGTCCAGCCGggttgtgtagttgtgttgttgtgtagttgttgttgttgtggtcgtGACCCACACAGCTTGTGTTGCAGGACGACCTGCTGAAGATGAGCCACCGGGAGgactggaggtgaggaggagctcTGACGTCACGCACAGGCGCGTCAGGGCTCCGTCTCACCAGACGCGCCGCTCACCCATTGGTTCCTCTTGAAATCCTTGGATTGGTCctgatgaagtcaaaataatgattaatagtCAAAATAATAAGTcaaaataatgatgatgacaGTCAAAATAATGATGTAAAGTCGAAATATTTAtgaaaagtcaaaataatgataaaaagtcaaaatatttgtcctgcctcctgtgtcctctgtcctgcgTGACGCCCTCCCCCTCGTCTTGCAGGCTGGTGTACAGGTGGTTCCTGTTGGTCTACAAGCTGAGCTATGCCGTGGGCGTGCTGGGCTACCTCGCCATCATGTGCACCATGTTCGGCTTCAATGTGTTCTTCAGGTGAGTCCCCGCGGGTCTCCACGGTTCTCCACGGTTCTCCACGGTTCTGGGGAGAACCCGAAGAACTACAAGCTTTAAACTCTCGACACCTTTTATAAAAAAGCCCAAAAAGAAACAGCACTAACGTCAGATGTTCATCTTTCTGACGGTCCTTGAACACACAGCGTGAGACGATttaaaaatatctatttttatgactttttataattattttgactttttataattattttgacttatcattattttgactttttatcattattttgacttttcatcattattttgacttttcatcattattttgactttttgtAATTTGTATGACTTTTGataattattttgattttttataattatttgcattttttataattattttgacttttcatcattattttgactttttatcattattttgatttttcatcattattttgacttttcatcattattttgactttttataattttcatgactttttataattattttgatttttcatcattattttgatttttcatcattattttgacttttcatcattattttgactttttataattttcatgactttttataattattttgattttttatcATTATTAGGACTTTTTATCATTATCTTTCTGCTGAAAATGCAGAATTGAAGCCCTGTCAAACTTTGAGTAGTATAATGTGTTTCTCTGGTTTCTGAGCCGGTGAAGGGGCCACGGGGCTCCTGGAGGTCTTCGATCCGATGCCGTGGAGGGGGAGGACCCTGTGTTGTTGCTCACTAGcaggaagatagatagatagatagatagatatatactttattaatccccaaggggaaatttgtcgagtcagtagcagcaacacacaagaataaaaaaaacaaaacacaaaatataagaagggttagggtgatctggcaagaggtgaactgttgtagagcctcatagccgtcggcaggaatgttctcctgtatctctccttgtggcagcggagcgtgaggagacgtctggagaaagtactcctctgtccctgtaggaggtggtggagagggtggtccgggttgtccaatatggacaccagtttcttcaacgtcctcctctccaccacctgttccaggagctccagctggcagccgatgatggagccagccttcctaaccagtttgttaaggcggctggtgtctccggctcgatgctgctccccagcagacaatggcaaagtgcagcacactggccacaaccgactggtagaacaactccaacatcttgctgcacacgttgaaggatcgaagctttctcaggaaaaagagtcgactcatccccttcttgtacacagcgttgatgttggccttccagttcagtcggctgtcgatggagacgcccaggtacttgtactcctccaccatgtccacgtccactcccaggacactcagaggtgtaggagctgtcgccttcctcctgaagtccaccaccatctctctggtcttggccacgttcagccgcaggtggttctcatcggcccactttacaaagcgGGAACAAATGGATCCGACACGTGTCATTGACCCGTAGCTCACCTACCTGTCCCCAAACACTGTCCCCAAAcactgtccccaaacaccccaaggtaacctgcctgaatgactggagacccgtagccctcacctcgattgtcagtaaatgcttcgagaggttggtcaaggacttcatttgttccatgttgcctgccacgctggacccatggcaatttgcatatcgtcaaaacagatccaccgacgacgcaattgccatggcacttcacaccgccctttcccacctggaggggaggaactgttgtgtgcgaatgctggttgtggactacagctcagcgttcaacactattgttcccgccaagctcgacaccaagctcagaggtctaggcctgcactctaccatgtgcagctggatactggacttcctgtcgggccgccgccaggtggtgaggatgggcggtaccacctcagagccgctgaccctcaacacgggagcccctcagggatgcgtgttgagcgtctcctctactccctgtacacccacgactgcacggccatgcacagctccaacgtcatcatcaagtttgctggcgacacaacagtgttggggctgatcaccgacgacgacgagacagcctacagggaggaggttggatcactggtacagtggggccaggagaacagcctcgtcctcaacgtcaagaagaccaaggagctgatcgtggactacaggaagcggaggagagcacaccccatctccatagacggagttgcagtagagaggtcagcagcttcaagttcctcggcgtgcacatctccgaggacctcacatggaccacgcacaccactcacgtggtgaaaagggcccaacaacgcctgtatttccttaggcgactgaggaaattcaacatggcccccgcatcctcagaacattctacaccagtaccatcgagtgttctgacaggttgcatcaccgtctggtacgggaactgcaccgccctggtgcgtagggcactacagagggtggtgcggtcggcacagtacatcgttggaggtgagcttccctccatcctggacatatacaccaagcggtgcgtggccagggccaagcggatgctgaaagacaataaccaccccggccacaaactgttcacccttctaccgtcaggcaggcgataccgcagtatcaagtgccgcacaaacagactgagggacagcttctttagtcaggccatcaggctgctgaacaaggactgagaccctcattaacactacacaccagaacatattctgtgaatatctatggccatggtgtatattttattacattgtttatatatatatatattgtatatatatattgtatgtatatacatatatatatatatagtctcaaaaaagtgtatattttattacattgttttatatatatatattgtcatgatgtatattctattacactgttttatatatatattgttaatactttcttcttttttgtgtgtggatattgtatagtttattctcattcttattctttttttagtctgctactgctgtcgggtgttttgcacataagaatttcacgaaccgattatacttgtataaaaggggatgtgacaataaaaaaacttgaaacttgaaacttgaaacctctccatctctccaccgCTTCACCTCCCTGACCGGCATCGCGCTGCAGTACATTAAACTGGCCAGCCGGCGGCGCTAGAGCTCCAACAGAAAGAGCTCAAGTTGAGTTCAACGTCTTGAGCTCTAACAACTGGTTCTTAGTGGatgaatctttgtgtttctctggatcAGAAGCTCAGTGGGACCGGTTCTGATCCATAATTCTGAGCCCAGCTGTGTTGTTCTGAGCCGGTGAACCTTGAGTCCACTCCTTGACTCTCAAGAGTTTTGGGTTTCATGTCCCGGTTCTGACCCGGACGCCTCCCCTTGGAATTGAAACAGAACCACCTGAACGCCTCTATTGTCCTCCAGCCAGAGCCGCTCAGCGCCTCTTTGTTCTTCACACAGTCGACTCCTTGTGGAGGAAGCTGTCCGGGCCGCTGGCTCCGGTTACCGGGCGGAGATCCGGTGGCTCGTCGGGTCTGAGGTGTGACCGGCAGAAccagacgacaacaacaacaacaacgacaacgatGACCCGTCTGCAACCCAGATCTGAGACAATGAGGAGCACCGAGAGACCACATCGG
Encoded here:
- the LOC130212210 gene encoding serine protease FAM111A-like, with protein sequence MSKKKQKKSGDTIAEKTTVPIKEEHGGDSTREHLHQFTVKFPPDNKEYTMTCDQPGTVLRALQSSDRYKELMFEDEKLVIQLGKADGEIIIATHFPCCCISEDESLLITCETKPVEEAQHQPNTMVDSSDECSVFYIDTVGGLNTKTKPLFLNSALKKFKYLCVYGEKGMTVQDALQRDGRFIDLLDNFKLSDNKNPERLTECSQIVDKLNGKTFKICLLKRKRDKTKGASDSHRRDKSDARVRASKSNGDTTAVLAVLKQRATSVAEVLANRDNSVNVDEVYEKLRNQFPDLKKLMDSRFPGDSYQRALELRKEDFVKIQKSFSEVHRVRQLVKLGESVCKVVVKGFGEGTGFVLFDNFILTNAHLFKDCVEEGRLKSETKVYALFNYEEPEPHIKYICYPVNVTLCRYDPDELDYAILEIDPEGQDPMPTQQIKVPPGLLKVFGPMPSDGEACIVGHPAGSVKQMDPTIIIEKEQRQQAVDDQLSPYKDTLFTLMSITHVLGEKGINKVMMGGKLVDKVVTYNTFMYHGASGSPVFDARCRVFGLHTAGFVFFEFPTQSVLELAQPLLTIFKDFVRWLKEHREDDMLQRVKEAAEENSYLQEVLNAIDTESPTFRDEPME